A genomic region of Lytechinus pictus isolate F3 Inbred chromosome 2, Lp3.0, whole genome shotgun sequence contains the following coding sequences:
- the LOC129275989 gene encoding NAD-dependent protein lipoamidase sirtuin-4, mitochondrial-like isoform X1 — translation MHHVADITDLNKKKMPLSIWRTRATWPSSSRPGKVLQLVTIISCRSTSWARSTHFDHRQRGVCFIKHISLNHLAQSTPHLFSWSLHKRFSHFVPSSRPVEESSIEQLQQFVDNSKRLFVLTGAGISTESGIPDYRSDRVGLYARSDRKPIQYHDFIHSPSRRRRYWARNYVGWPQFSSFMPNQTHLALAEWEKVGKIHWLVTQNVDALHTKAGSQRVIELHGCSHRIICMSCKTLTSRNVLQERMMAANPDFHTEKQYAPAPDGDVILPDELVTRFHMPSCESCGGLLKPHLVFFGDNVDRDIKESVFQRLGESDSVLVIGSSLEVYSGYRFIHSAWEQKKPVAVINIGKTRADKLGPLKIEGRLGDIIPRIRVS, via the exons ATGCATCACGTCGCTGACATTactgatttgaacaaaaaaaaaatgcctcttTCGATATGGAGAACTCGAGCAACCTGGCCCTCCAGCTCCAGACCTGGGAAAGTGCTCCAATTGGTAACCATAATATCTTGTAGATCGACATCTTGGGCCAGGTCTACCCATTTTGACCATAGACAAAGGGGAGTATGCTTCATTAAACATATCAGTCTCAACCATCTGGCCCAGTCTACcccacatttattttcttggtCCTTACACAAACGTTTTTCACACTTTGTCCCCTCAAGTCGACCTGTCGAGGAGAGCAGTATTGAGCAGTTGCAACAATTTGTAGACAATTCAAAGCGCTTGTTCGTACTGACTGGTGCAGGGATTTCAACCGAGTCTGGAATACCAGATTATCGCTCAGATAGAGTTGGATTGTATGCTCGTAGTGATAGAAAGCCTATACAGTACCATGATTTTATCCATAGTCCTTCACGTCGACGGCGCTACTGGGCCAGGAACTATGTAGGATGGCCTCAATTCAGCTCTTTTATGCCAAATCAAACCCACCTTGCTCTTGCTGAATGGGAGAAAGTAGGAAAAATTCATTGGTTGGTGACACAAAATGTAGATGCGCTTCATACCAAAGCAGGCAGTCAACGTGTAATAGAACTTCATGGCTGCTCACACAGAATCATTTGCATGAGCTGCAAGACCCTGACAAGCAGGAATGTCCTTCAGGAGAGGATGATGGCAGCAAACCCAGACTTTCATACTGAGAAGCAATATGCCCCTGCACCTGATGGCGATGTGATCCTTCCTGATGAACTTGTTACACGGTTTCATATGCCTTCATGTGAGAGCTGTGGGGGACTTCTCAAACCTCATCTTGTATTTTTTGGGGACAATGTCGACAGAGATATCAAGGAGTCGGTCTTTCAGAGATTGGGAGAGAGCGATTCAGTCCTTGTTATAGGATCCTCCTTAGag GTGTATTCTGGATATAGGTTTATCCACTCGGCCTGGGAGCAGAAGAAACCTGTTGCAGTCATCAACATAGGCAAGACTAGGGCTGACAAGCTAGGACCACTGAAGATAGAAGGCAGGTTAGGGGACATCATTCCTCGCATCAGGGTATCATGA
- the LOC129253606 gene encoding homeobox protein MIXL1-like, producing MHIDPISNISASTKNRFASVTCTPPREPATPNSPIHFPLINRPDVPLTSSSPSVAPPPHFSFVSPTDVFHTPVRAPRRRQRTTFNAEMLDVLETAFARTPYPDITLREELARIVQLNESRIQTHTEGGGGYNIFSDIIPRICLLMPHEPPV from the exons ATGCATATAGACCCCATCTCCAATATTTCTGCATCTACGAAGAACCGGTTTGCATCAGTCACCTGCACTCCTCCTCGAGAACCTGCAACCCCTAACTCTCCAATACACTTCCCCTTGATAAACCGTCCTGATGTTCCTCTGACGTCATCATCGCCTTCCGTTGCACCTCCGCCACACTTTTCCTTCGTGTCACCTACGGATGTGTTCCATACTCCGGTCAGGGCACCCCGACGTCGACAACGGACGACGTTCAATGCTGAGATGCTCGATGTCCTCGAAACGGCCTTTGCTCGCACACCTTATCCTGATATCACTCTCCGAGAAGAACTGGCAAGGATTGTTCAGCTTAACGAGTCGAGAATACAG ACACATACTGAAGGTGGAGGTGGTTATAATATCTTCAGTGATATCATACCTAGAATATGTCTTTTAATGCCTCATGAGCCTCCTGTTTAG
- the LOC129275989 gene encoding NAD-dependent protein lipoamidase sirtuin-4, mitochondrial-like isoform X2 has protein sequence MHHVADITDLNKKKMPLSIWRTRATWPSSSRPGKVLQLVTIISCRSTSWARSTHFDHRQRGVCFIKHISLNHLAQSTPHLFSWSLHKRFSHFVPSSRPVEESSIEQLQQFVDNSKRLFVLTGAGISTESGIPDYRSDRVGLYARSDRKPIQYHDFIHSPSRRRRYWARNYVGWPQFSSFMPNQTHLALAEWEKVGKIHWLVTQNVDALHTKAGSQRVIELHGCSHRIICMSCKTLTSRNVLQERMMAANPDFHTEKQYAPAPDGDVILPDELVTRFHMPSCESCGGLLKPHLVFFGDNVDRDIKESVFQRLGESDSVLVIGSSLEVYPLGLGAEETCCSHQHRQD, from the exons ATGCATCACGTCGCTGACATTactgatttgaacaaaaaaaaaatgcctcttTCGATATGGAGAACTCGAGCAACCTGGCCCTCCAGCTCCAGACCTGGGAAAGTGCTCCAATTGGTAACCATAATATCTTGTAGATCGACATCTTGGGCCAGGTCTACCCATTTTGACCATAGACAAAGGGGAGTATGCTTCATTAAACATATCAGTCTCAACCATCTGGCCCAGTCTACcccacatttattttcttggtCCTTACACAAACGTTTTTCACACTTTGTCCCCTCAAGTCGACCTGTCGAGGAGAGCAGTATTGAGCAGTTGCAACAATTTGTAGACAATTCAAAGCGCTTGTTCGTACTGACTGGTGCAGGGATTTCAACCGAGTCTGGAATACCAGATTATCGCTCAGATAGAGTTGGATTGTATGCTCGTAGTGATAGAAAGCCTATACAGTACCATGATTTTATCCATAGTCCTTCACGTCGACGGCGCTACTGGGCCAGGAACTATGTAGGATGGCCTCAATTCAGCTCTTTTATGCCAAATCAAACCCACCTTGCTCTTGCTGAATGGGAGAAAGTAGGAAAAATTCATTGGTTGGTGACACAAAATGTAGATGCGCTTCATACCAAAGCAGGCAGTCAACGTGTAATAGAACTTCATGGCTGCTCACACAGAATCATTTGCATGAGCTGCAAGACCCTGACAAGCAGGAATGTCCTTCAGGAGAGGATGATGGCAGCAAACCCAGACTTTCATACTGAGAAGCAATATGCCCCTGCACCTGATGGCGATGTGATCCTTCCTGATGAACTTGTTACACGGTTTCATATGCCTTCATGTGAGAGCTGTGGGGGACTTCTCAAACCTCATCTTGTATTTTTTGGGGACAATGTCGACAGAGATATCAAGGAGTCGGTCTTTCAGAGATTGGGAGAGAGCGATTCAGTCCTTGTTATAGGATCCTCCTTAGag GTTTATCCACTCGGCCTGGGAGCAGAAGAAACCTGTTGCAGTCATCAACATAGGCAAGACTAG
- the LOC129254887 gene encoding NIF3-like protein 1, translating to MNINVSARKTNAICKLFHPHVARRWSSAHALSLCNPRLGSLTLLALFHQPKVRSIIDKRNVLGQTKQATRELGQCPHYIFTSNRHNLSSFASRSSSTTVKNTMSLKQVVSLLEEFAPTSLAGSWDNVGLLVEPTSPHSVSTLCLTNDLTEEVLDEAIEKQTDLILSYHPPIFVPLKRLTQRNVKERIVVKAIEKRIAIYSPHTSCDAIEGGVNDWLVEGLGDTRSNRPLEPCLEKGDDYSISVIASQSDVGFILQQIVETHNVTCKATINSDYQITCSCVKSDLSSVISLMKSTDDVDQSSLNITQLAKAPMTNTGIGRMATLQTPTPVSTMLNRIKTHLTLDHIQVALGQGKTLESEVSTVGICAGSGASVLKGVRADMFLTGEMSHHDILAATAEGTSVVICNHSNTERGYLHVLQGKLTSLFENTIKVFVSEKDKDPLQVV from the exons ATGAATATCAACGTGTCTGCTCGGAAAACCAACGCAATCTGCAAACTGTTCCACCCTCATGTAGCCCGGCGTTGGAGCTCGGCTCACGCTCTCTCTCTTTGTAACCCGCGCCTTGGTTCATTGACATTATTGGCCCTCTTCCATCAACCAAAAGTCAGATCTATCATCGACAAACGAAATGTTCTAGGACAAACAAAACAAGCAACACGAGAACTCGGGCAATGTCCACATTATATTTTTACATCCAATCGTCATAATCTTAGTTCATTTGCAAGTAGATCCAGTTCTACCACTGTCAAAAACACAATGAGTTTGAAGCAAGTGGTATCACTTCTTGAAGAATTTGCTCCCACAAGCCTGGCTGGAAGTTGGGACAATGTTGGACTACTTGTAGAGCCTACCTCCCCACACAGTGTCTCCACCTTATGCCTGACCAATGATCTGACAGAGGAAGTATTGGATGAAGCTATTGAGAAACAGACTGATCTTATCCTCTCCTACCATCCACCAATATTTGTTCCTCTCAAACGATTGACGCAGAGGAATGTGAAGGAGAGAATAGTTGTAAAAGCTATTGAAAAGAGAATTGCTATCTATTCACCACATACATCTTGTGATGCTATTGAAGGAGGGGTCAATGATTGGCTTGTCGAGGGACTTGGAG ATACTAGATCTAACAGACCACTGGAGCCATGTTTAGAGAAAGGAGATGATTACAGCATATCTGTGATAGCATCTCAATCTGATGTAGGATTTATCTTACAACAAATTGTAGAAACCCATAATGTGACATGTAAAGCCACAATTAACAG TGATTACCAGATTACTTGTTCCTGTGTGAAATCAGATCTGAGTAGTGTGATATCATTGATGAAAAGCACTGATGATGTTGACCAAAGTAGCTTGAATATCACACAACTAGCCAAG GCACCAATGACAAATACAGGCATTGGACGTATGGCTACCCTCCAGACTCCTACTCCTGTATCAACAATGCTGAATAGGATCAAGACCCACCTTACGCTGGACCATATCCAGGTAGCGCTTGGTCAAGGAAAAACATTAG AATCAGAAGTATCTACCGTGGGCATCTGTGCTGGATCAGGTGCTAGTGTTCTTAAAGGGGTGAGAGCAGACATGTTTCTGACAGGAGAGATGTCACACCATGATATCCTTGCAGCAACAGCAGAAGGAACATCAGTCGTTATCTGTAACCATAGCAACACAGAAAGAGGCTACCTTCATGTGCTACAGGGAAAACTGACCAGCTTGTTTGAGAACACAATCAAAGTGTTTGTGTCAGAGAAAGACAAAGATCCACTTCAGGTTGTATAA